In Anaerobaca lacustris, a single genomic region encodes these proteins:
- a CDS encoding RHS repeat-associated core domain-containing protein, giving the protein MRKQGRDVEAARTTRTDSKTRIGRNWGIWLLLFVGILLAAQMQAVGQTVLPGLRAPLLDTPATPSAFRSGMSGTSSGGLDATDAEIVELARSLKYDPGLMYKFVHDHIRFTPMWGQVKGPYMTWMDRSGNAFDQASLMIALLEEAAEHGTEYTITNPKFVVGEIRLSAAEAMSWLSIPNDVTVAEKVLARSGLYGTVLDAGDGTIDRVNLEHVWVKVTIDSTTYRFDPSFKSHTSVIPPQELLQVNVAMGYYQESAFLTRADEYMAYGTGYIENVNAGNIAEDMKTYSARLIESIKSYAGGADLKGVIGGTSIEPVEESALPPSSPPYVVVSEDDEFGFAGIPDMYRTTLRIQHAGIDRTFFSSDIYGRRLTLQYNGSNQPQLVLDGTVKATGNSTTPGQAYNLTFTVNHPYNGTSFNEATTITVVSGGFYHIVNGWADTGTAILKKHRDLLEELRYDGHSDSSEQVLGESYALIGLTWLAQVSRMRSMTAEITRSTVVNHHLVGVTGQTESGGAPYFDIPLGSLGITAKTTLFRGDQGVFLAVAGHANAYEHQVIRQFQDCNAVSTVKLFEMANAEATYGKIYTATSATWSSIVEPALHNYSQAVKDQVVGYVNAGFTVHLPEKGDLSVDDWTGNGFQALLLDANCLAVAYRIGGVAGGGAAASDDPLSPEGVFKNCYGAETGRGGDGAYGFGNTDLSIGGGGYPFGLSFGRQYSSRRRFEDGPLGLGWTHSLDMRALVRTDSLQFLGTSSPVDAAAHIVSLFVTSGVLDSSVWSFTSTTASLCQSWVMDQMVDEVVVIKQGSGTTTFVRDPNGTYNPPPGASLKLVVQQDGTFRLKNSSGVFNDFDGEGRISQWSDAHGNEVNFTYTGGKLTQVANKIGGTVVRSIGLSYTGDRIASVSDSAGRSVAYTYDQIGQLTTFTSIDGNDVTYGYVSGKDGLMEKIYSPIDPNLENPVLTVVYDSLDRMKQQIDANDCAWDYYLATYRTEVVEPAQLDPNDVLKRFSTIRWANPETKKVITKDQMGRETTRAYDGQLRTTSVLAATGMSTQLDYDANHNVTGVKSVAIPGSDVNDITVSSDYHDVEDPVTGRWFVKVEKTTNIVGLETRYEYDFDPNYPSDPNVGNLMRIVYPDVQTPNGTESRIVQLSYYSDGRIHTQTDPNGMVTSYEYYTPAQGAGLKKVVVDDNGLELTTEYTYDNVGRVVSATDPRGNTAQTEYFDSGLVRKTIAPSPFNYETVYEYYADGKLKHVKQVLPGGAGGGGGGSGNDFSSDPNCAALWRFENGALTADSIGSNTLTQSGSPAADTSNYREGSASANLASGRFYITDASLSADYPFKSTDTNKKISVCLWFNMTSGSTQAVGAGLYGKNTGYGTDGLLIGVYEPSGDGSGRICVSIGNYKYYLPSSETIYRNRWYHIGVTYQEDGANGAVTVRVYDASAQSVASYNLSTRQSTMSSYNLQIGYHKYSSRNFYGLFDELVVFNDVLTASEIDQIRQGTYGASGGGGSGEVEYLQSITYNNRGQKATVRGPYPENATASELQVNYTQYSYDALGRPWKVTDAEGNVTETRYYPDGRVWKVIDAEGNDAITKTYNDDGSLRKVADAKGNETHYEYNGAMKLKKTTFEDDTFEMLDYDWFRRLTTKTTRSGQEIEISYDDWGRVEAKDVDDPGNPVNPSNTISYAYDRLGRVVQITDDTGTIAYTYDHVGRLARVVYPGNKSVGYQYDASGNRTRLTYPDASYITYQYDALNRLTAVRNAADVALAEYSYDARSRRTGLDYANGAGIDYTYDVASRLLDVNNVTDTGQLKYAYSYDDVGNRMSMSVTDSSGTKIHVYDYDNIYQVTDVDYPEDFDYLATDTTFEYDEVGNRTSVVDDAGTVNYTPNALNQYTQVGGVEYAYDDNGNMTYDGRYEYAYDAENRLVRVRNIDSLAAATDCDLSFTTGGDAQWFAQNAEYSYDFDAAQSGPIGHNQITWMETTVDGPGTITFDYKLSAAAGDTFTFWVDGQVVFSRSGSMDWSECGPLSVSGLGRHTLRWQYTKDGSGSAGSDCAWVDHVRWQPQTLYNSTQLQEGLDTDLNVYTIGTVWNMCDWPLYHIYYGDSSTRSGSISANQKSQMEVRLEGPGTVTFYWKVSSLENYHWLEVYLDGVRQDRISGEVGWQQKSYTVSGAGTHSLMWQYSRDGWDPAGSDRGWVDYLQWTPGAGGASTTDWDQITYTYDPLGRRIRKDVDGVVTKYLYDGDHCIAEYDGDDTLLRKFVHGPSIDEPICMIEAAGSYAGTYYYHYDTLGSVVALSDADGETVQVYEYDVYGQPGAADPGHPNPFAFTGRRFDPETGLYYYRARYYNPTIGRFLQTDPIGYADGMNWYAYCHNNSVNHTDPYGREASGIYGHVWDGEYMWELSGNWNLAGVAYTWGVDLPGVVGVADVPGLLYIDRSAGSYPYNGIQLIGDRRKLDITVDEFTANSGSATAPLEESGDPEAGGATGSLVAGGGPMGPMPWPTPLPPDKEQLWEKVVEDGLGDIPGVKPDEPKGLWGKLIAALAHGARKRALMPPIVVIPEFLLPGYVPSQPEDPARQEI; this is encoded by the coding sequence ATGAGGAAGCAGGGACGGGACGTCGAGGCTGCAAGAACCACCCGTACGGATTCGAAGACTCGGATCGGCAGGAACTGGGGCATCTGGCTGCTGCTCTTTGTCGGCATTCTTCTGGCCGCCCAGATGCAGGCGGTCGGCCAGACGGTGCTGCCCGGGCTTCGGGCCCCACTTCTCGATACACCCGCCACGCCGAGTGCGTTCCGCAGCGGCATGAGCGGTACGAGCAGTGGCGGACTCGATGCAACCGATGCGGAGATCGTCGAACTGGCTCGCAGCCTGAAGTACGATCCGGGCCTGATGTACAAGTTCGTACACGATCACATCCGGTTCACGCCGATGTGGGGCCAGGTCAAGGGTCCGTACATGACGTGGATGGACCGCAGCGGCAATGCGTTCGATCAGGCGTCCCTGATGATCGCCCTGCTCGAGGAAGCGGCTGAGCATGGGACGGAGTACACGATCACTAATCCCAAGTTCGTGGTCGGTGAGATCCGCCTCTCGGCCGCCGAGGCCATGAGCTGGCTCAGCATTCCAAACGACGTCACCGTGGCCGAGAAGGTGTTGGCGCGTTCGGGCCTCTACGGTACGGTGTTGGATGCCGGCGACGGCACGATCGACCGAGTGAACCTCGAGCACGTCTGGGTCAAGGTCACCATCGACAGCACGACCTATCGATTCGATCCAAGCTTCAAGAGCCATACCTCCGTGATCCCCCCACAGGAGCTTCTCCAAGTGAATGTGGCAATGGGATATTACCAGGAATCCGCCTTCCTGACGCGTGCCGATGAGTACATGGCCTATGGAACTGGCTATATCGAAAACGTCAATGCGGGGAACATCGCTGAGGATATGAAGACGTACAGCGCCCGCTTGATTGAGAGCATCAAGAGCTACGCCGGCGGCGCCGACTTGAAGGGTGTCATCGGGGGCACGAGCATCGAGCCGGTCGAAGAGTCGGCGTTGCCTCCGTCGTCCCCGCCGTACGTGGTGGTATCCGAGGATGACGAGTTCGGTTTCGCCGGGATTCCGGATATGTACCGGACGACACTTCGCATCCAGCACGCCGGCATTGACAGGACGTTCTTCTCCTCCGATATCTATGGGCGCCGTCTGACGCTTCAGTACAACGGCTCCAATCAGCCGCAACTCGTCCTCGACGGCACGGTCAAGGCGACGGGCAATTCCACCACGCCGGGGCAGGCGTACAATCTGACGTTCACGGTGAACCATCCCTACAACGGCACCAGTTTCAACGAGGCCACGACCATCACGGTGGTCTCCGGGGGCTTCTATCACATCGTCAACGGCTGGGCCGATACCGGCACGGCGATCCTCAAGAAACACAGGGACCTGCTGGAGGAGCTTCGCTACGATGGCCACTCTGACAGTTCCGAGCAGGTTCTGGGCGAATCGTATGCCCTGATCGGTCTGACCTGGCTGGCCCAGGTCAGCCGGATGCGGTCGATGACCGCCGAGATCACCCGCTCGACGGTGGTCAATCACCACCTCGTGGGTGTTACCGGACAGACGGAATCCGGCGGCGCTCCATACTTCGATATACCTCTGGGCTCCCTTGGGATCACCGCCAAGACAACCCTCTTCAGAGGGGATCAGGGCGTCTTCCTCGCGGTGGCCGGCCACGCCAACGCGTACGAGCACCAGGTGATCCGCCAGTTCCAGGACTGCAACGCGGTCTCGACGGTCAAGCTCTTCGAAATGGCCAATGCCGAAGCCACCTACGGCAAGATCTACACCGCGACGAGCGCCACCTGGAGCAGCATTGTCGAGCCGGCGCTGCACAACTACAGCCAGGCCGTCAAAGACCAGGTCGTCGGTTATGTCAACGCCGGCTTCACGGTGCACCTGCCGGAGAAAGGCGACCTGTCGGTTGACGACTGGACGGGCAACGGGTTCCAGGCCCTGCTGCTTGACGCCAACTGTCTGGCGGTCGCCTATCGGATCGGCGGCGTCGCCGGCGGTGGCGCGGCGGCCAGCGACGATCCGCTGAGTCCGGAAGGCGTCTTCAAGAACTGCTATGGGGCAGAGACCGGCCGAGGCGGCGATGGGGCCTATGGCTTCGGCAACACCGATCTGAGCATCGGCGGTGGGGGCTATCCCTTCGGCCTGTCGTTCGGGCGTCAGTACAGCTCCCGCCGACGGTTTGAGGACGGTCCTCTGGGCTTGGGCTGGACTCACAGCCTGGATATGCGGGCCCTGGTCAGGACCGACAGCCTCCAGTTCCTGGGCACGAGTTCGCCCGTCGATGCGGCGGCCCATATCGTCAGTCTCTTCGTCACCTCCGGCGTGCTTGATTCCTCGGTCTGGAGCTTCACAAGCACCACCGCCTCCCTGTGCCAGTCGTGGGTGATGGACCAGATGGTCGACGAGGTGGTCGTCATCAAGCAGGGCAGCGGCACCACGACGTTCGTGCGAGACCCGAACGGCACGTACAACCCGCCGCCCGGAGCATCTCTGAAGCTGGTCGTCCAGCAGGACGGCACGTTCCGGCTCAAGAACAGCAGCGGCGTCTTCAACGACTTCGACGGCGAAGGCCGCATCTCGCAGTGGAGCGACGCCCACGGCAACGAAGTCAACTTCACCTACACCGGCGGCAAGCTGACCCAGGTGGCCAACAAGATCGGCGGCACCGTGGTTCGCTCGATCGGCCTGTCCTATACGGGCGATCGGATCGCCAGCGTCAGTGACTCGGCCGGCCGCAGCGTCGCGTACACCTACGACCAGATCGGCCAGTTGACCACCTTCACCAGCATCGACGGCAACGATGTAACCTATGGGTACGTTTCCGGCAAAGACGGCCTGATGGAAAAGATCTATTCTCCGATCGATCCGAACCTGGAAAACCCCGTCCTGACGGTGGTCTACGACTCGCTGGATCGGATGAAACAGCAGATCGACGCCAACGACTGTGCCTGGGACTACTACCTCGCCACGTACCGAACCGAGGTGGTCGAGCCCGCCCAGCTCGATCCCAACGATGTCCTCAAACGCTTCTCCACCATCCGCTGGGCCAACCCGGAGACCAAGAAGGTCATCACCAAGGACCAGATGGGCCGCGAAACGACGCGGGCGTACGATGGACAGTTGAGGACGACCAGCGTGCTGGCCGCCACCGGCATGTCCACTCAACTCGACTACGACGCGAATCATAACGTCACAGGCGTCAAGAGCGTGGCGATACCGGGCTCAGACGTCAACGACATCACGGTATCGAGTGATTACCACGACGTCGAAGACCCGGTTACTGGACGCTGGTTCGTCAAAGTCGAGAAGACGACCAACATCGTAGGGTTGGAGACCCGGTACGAATACGACTTCGATCCGAACTATCCCAGCGACCCGAACGTGGGCAACCTCATGCGGATCGTCTATCCCGACGTCCAGACGCCCAACGGCACCGAATCGCGGATCGTGCAGTTGAGCTACTACAGCGACGGACGGATTCACACACAGACCGATCCCAATGGAATGGTCACGTCCTATGAATACTACACCCCTGCCCAGGGCGCCGGCCTCAAGAAGGTCGTCGTCGACGACAACGGCCTGGAACTGACGACCGAGTACACCTACGACAACGTCGGCCGGGTCGTCTCCGCCACGGACCCGCGCGGCAACACGGCACAGACCGAGTACTTTGACTCAGGTCTGGTCCGAAAGACCATCGCCCCCTCTCCATTCAACTACGAAACGGTCTACGAATACTACGCCGACGGCAAACTCAAGCACGTCAAGCAAGTCCTTCCCGGTGGTGCCGGCGGAGGCGGCGGTGGATCGGGCAACGACTTCAGCAGCGATCCGAATTGTGCGGCGCTGTGGCGCTTCGAGAACGGGGCGCTGACCGCCGACAGCATCGGCTCGAATACCCTGACTCAGTCGGGCTCTCCTGCCGCCGACACGAGCAACTACCGGGAAGGCAGCGCCAGCGCGAATCTCGCCAGCGGGCGGTTTTACATCACCGACGCCTCGCTCAGCGCAGACTACCCATTTAAGAGCACCGATACGAACAAGAAAATCAGCGTATGCCTCTGGTTCAACATGACTTCCGGCTCTACTCAGGCGGTGGGCGCCGGTCTCTACGGCAAGAATACTGGGTACGGTACGGATGGGCTCCTGATCGGGGTATACGAGCCCAGCGGCGATGGCAGCGGGAGAATCTGTGTGTCGATAGGAAACTACAAGTACTACCTCCCATCCAGCGAGACGATCTATCGCAATCGCTGGTACCACATCGGGGTCACCTACCAGGAAGATGGGGCGAATGGCGCCGTGACTGTGCGTGTCTATGACGCAAGCGCTCAGAGTGTTGCCTCCTATAATCTCTCCACGCGACAGAGCACGATGTCGTCATACAACCTGCAAATCGGTTACCACAAGTACTCCAGCCGGAATTTCTACGGCCTGTTCGACGAACTGGTGGTTTTCAACGACGTTCTGACGGCCAGTGAGATCGACCAGATTCGCCAGGGGACCTATGGCGCCTCCGGGGGAGGCGGGTCGGGAGAGGTTGAATATTTGCAGTCGATCACGTATAATAACAGGGGCCAGAAGGCCACCGTTCGCGGGCCGTACCCGGAGAATGCCACGGCCTCGGAGCTCCAGGTCAACTATACGCAGTACAGCTACGACGCCCTGGGCCGGCCGTGGAAGGTGACCGACGCCGAGGGCAACGTGACCGAGACGCGGTACTACCCGGACGGCAGGGTCTGGAAGGTGATCGACGCCGAGGGCAACGACGCGATCACCAAGACCTACAACGACGACGGCAGCCTCCGGAAGGTCGCCGACGCCAAGGGCAACGAGACGCATTACGAGTACAACGGCGCGATGAAGCTCAAGAAGACCACGTTCGAGGACGACACCTTCGAGATGCTGGACTACGACTGGTTCCGCCGTCTGACGACCAAGACCACGCGCAGCGGCCAGGAGATCGAGATTTCCTACGACGACTGGGGCCGCGTCGAGGCCAAGGACGTGGACGATCCGGGCAACCCCGTCAATCCGTCCAACACGATCAGTTACGCCTACGACCGCCTGGGCCGGGTCGTCCAGATCACCGACGACACGGGCACCATCGCCTATACCTATGACCACGTGGGCCGGCTTGCCCGGGTCGTGTACCCCGGCAACAAGTCCGTCGGCTACCAGTACGATGCCTCCGGCAACCGGACGCGACTGACCTACCCCGACGCCAGCTATATCACGTACCAGTACGACGCCCTCAACCGCCTGACCGCCGTCCGCAACGCCGCCGACGTGGCTCTGGCCGAATACAGTTACGACGCCCGGTCCCGCCGGACGGGCCTGGATTACGCCAACGGCGCGGGGATCGACTACACCTACGACGTCGCCAGCCGGCTGCTGGACGTCAATAATGTGACCGATACCGGTCAGCTAAAGTATGCCTACAGCTACGACGACGTCGGCAATCGCATGAGCATGTCCGTTACCGACAGCAGTGGTACGAAGATTCACGTCTACGATTACGACAACATCTACCAAGTCACCGACGTCGATTATCCAGAGGACTTCGACTACCTCGCCACCGACACCACGTTCGAGTACGATGAGGTGGGCAACCGCACCTCGGTGGTCGATGACGCCGGAACGGTCAACTACACCCCCAACGCCCTGAACCAGTACACGCAGGTCGGCGGTGTGGAGTACGCCTACGACGACAACGGCAATATGACCTACGATGGCCGGTACGAGTACGCTTACGACGCCGAGAATCGCCTGGTCCGCGTGCGGAACATCGACTCGCTGGCAGCCGCCACCGATTGCGATCTGTCCTTCACCACCGGCGGCGATGCCCAGTGGTTCGCCCAGAACGCCGAGTATAGCTACGACTTCGACGCCGCCCAGAGCGGTCCCATCGGCCACAACCAGATCACCTGGATGGAAACGACCGTCGACGGGCCCGGCACGATCACCTTCGACTACAAGCTCTCCGCGGCGGCGGGCGATACGTTTACGTTCTGGGTCGACGGGCAGGTGGTGTTCAGCCGGTCGGGCAGTATGGACTGGTCGGAATGCGGGCCGTTGTCGGTCAGCGGGCTGGGCCGGCACACGCTGCGTTGGCAGTACACCAAGGACGGCTCCGGCTCGGCCGGCAGCGACTGCGCGTGGGTGGACCACGTCCGCTGGCAGCCGCAGACGCTGTACAATTCGACCCAGTTGCAGGAGGGGCTGGACACCGATTTGAACGTCTATACCATCGGGACCGTCTGGAACATGTGCGACTGGCCGCTCTACCACATCTATTACGGCGACAGCTCGACCCGCAGCGGCTCGATCAGCGCGAACCAGAAGTCCCAGATGGAGGTGCGCCTCGAGGGGCCCGGAACGGTGACGTTCTACTGGAAGGTCTCGTCGCTGGAGAACTACCACTGGCTGGAGGTCTATCTCGACGGCGTCCGCCAGGACCGGATCAGCGGGGAGGTGGGCTGGCAGCAGAAGTCGTACACCGTCAGCGGGGCCGGAACGCACTCGCTGATGTGGCAGTATAGCCGGGATGGCTGGGACCCCGCCGGCTCCGACCGGGGGTGGGTGGACTACCTCCAGTGGACGCCGGGGGCCGGGGGCGCCTCGACGACCGACTGGGACCAGATCACCTATACCTACGACCCCCTGGGCCGGCGGATCAGAAAAGACGTCGATGGCGTGGTGACGAAGTATCTGTATGATGGCGACCACTGCATCGCCGAGTACGATGGGGACGATACGCTGCTGCGCAAGTTCGTCCACGGCCCGTCCATCGACGAGCCGATCTGCATGATCGAGGCGGCGGGCAGTTACGCCGGGACGTACTACTACCATTACGACACGCTCGGCTCGGTGGTGGCGCTGAGCGACGCCGACGGCGAGACGGTCCAGGTCTACGAATACGACGTCTACGGCCAGCCGGGCGCCGCCGACCCGGGCCACCCCAACCCCTTCGCCTTCACCGGCCGACGCTTCGACCCCGAAACCGGCCTCTACTACTACCGCGCCCGCTACTACAACCCCACCATCGGCCGATTCCTCCAAACCGACCCCATCGGCTACGCCGACGGAATGAACTGGTACGCCTACTGCCACAACAACTCAGTAAACCACACTGATCCATACGGAAGAGAAGCCTCAGGGATATATGGCCATGTGTGGGATGGCGAATACATGTGGGAATTGAGCGGTAACTGGAATCTCGCGGGCGTAGCCTATACTTGGGGTGTCGATCTGCCCGGTGTAGTAGGAGTCGCGGATGTCCCGGGCCTGCTGTACATAGACCGCAGCGCCGGCTCGTACCCGTACAACGGTATCCAACTCATAGGTGACAGAAGGAAACTGGATATAACCGTGGACGAATTCACTGCAAACTCGGGATCGGCAACCGCGCC
- a CDS encoding secretin N-terminal domain-containing protein, translating into MEDQRAPEALPQKTVALQRVSAERARAILSELGLGVVSAAVDANSLTVSGLPTELEKAAVVLDLVDTDDDYVVQNLAPASAARALPSNDQIARAIGDLAIGTFSAPPESGRARGIIDVQGETLVAIVPAHLWPDVLAVAKFGTETTRLRKDPDGQRDRREGIDRLEPDDHPLVLATDQRDLPEPPPTAPHVHTLEQSKVVPRRPESGGTQADTSDPTAPSLESHARQEIALPAGPSTDLAGDSELQLDPNDWGSREDRAYRGVFRPVTKSNGPPPAPQGPAAISFPDGDDVIELSLPEKINLIQLIELMAEYLRLDCLYEADKIGNQVVTLKLHSKIKSEITVRDLYSILETALRFRGLVMVRHEGNLVTIVPAAEVLNVDPQLVDPDSGVLQPGDMVVTRVFQLQHAGVAGVATLLQNMKLGVAISAIEETQTLFVTCYARRMARIEQLVHMVDRPGSAREFRFRQMKHTLAPFIAQKVLTLAEELQGIPIAVAQEASAPARPPGRTRNTAEPAAREKAVYLDTDDRTNRILMIGYEEQLETVEGLIDMLDIPSPDRPVLRQYTIRHLEAGQVVEKLNALDIAGAPDRPGSPPKGGRASSPETVDAKPQIVLLEATNSLLIHATGQQHQQIATVIGYVDVAPQETRTLKTYHMRHADADEVVRKLQELKFIGQSASPGGLSGRTASAGQPAPAGATEGARVPDLQVVVLDATNSLLVYATDPQHELLQAFIPYIDVEVCRERIPYEIYFLENQDPERMAEVLGRLVQETVVDTEGKVEQVLRKTEDKVTIIPDTGTFSLIVYASRKNQEWVADLVGQLDKRRPQVLIDVTLVEITKTEAFTYDLNLIQSLPDLTATSGLTGAIGGGVSSSDIMDKLSTSGRSQFADYQSRGGDFTGFYGDKHINLLLEAMQSKNYGRVLAKPKILVNDNQPGMIKTTDTTYVTKRSSIPISSGGAGMDATLIETAVDYQSYEAGITLNITPHISQGELLRLDIELIRSDFRETEDDEKPPDTTASELTTTVFVPDGSTIILGGLLKMNQNKGGAKVPILGDIPLIGGLFRSVNNKDTQNKLYVFVKAEIIRPGSTLAQTMKELNAISDRNREAFEEHEREFQSYQNWPGVKPKPVEPPRVLEAR; encoded by the coding sequence GTGGAGGACCAGAGAGCCCCCGAGGCATTGCCGCAGAAGACCGTTGCCCTGCAGAGGGTGTCCGCCGAACGGGCGAGGGCTATCCTGTCGGAACTGGGCCTCGGGGTCGTTTCTGCCGCGGTCGATGCCAACAGCCTCACCGTCAGCGGCCTGCCCACGGAACTGGAGAAGGCCGCTGTCGTTCTCGATCTCGTCGATACTGACGACGACTACGTCGTGCAGAACCTTGCCCCCGCCTCGGCGGCGAGGGCCCTTCCGTCCAACGACCAGATTGCCCGAGCTATCGGAGATTTGGCGATCGGCACGTTCTCGGCGCCGCCCGAATCCGGTCGGGCCCGAGGGATCATCGACGTCCAGGGTGAGACCCTCGTCGCGATCGTTCCTGCGCATCTGTGGCCGGATGTTCTCGCCGTCGCAAAGTTCGGAACTGAAACGACCAGACTCCGAAAAGACCCCGACGGCCAGCGAGATCGGCGCGAAGGGATCGATCGTCTCGAACCGGACGACCACCCGCTCGTCCTTGCCACAGACCAGCGCGATCTTCCCGAGCCACCACCGACGGCGCCTCATGTCCACACACTGGAGCAATCGAAGGTCGTCCCTCGACGGCCCGAATCGGGAGGTACCCAGGCAGACACCAGCGACCCGACAGCGCCTTCCCTTGAGTCACATGCACGCCAGGAGATCGCCTTGCCTGCGGGGCCCTCGACAGACCTCGCCGGCGACTCCGAACTCCAACTTGATCCAAACGACTGGGGCAGCCGGGAAGATCGGGCCTACAGAGGCGTCTTCAGACCGGTGACGAAGTCGAACGGGCCGCCGCCGGCTCCTCAGGGCCCGGCTGCCATCTCGTTTCCCGACGGAGACGACGTCATCGAGCTGTCCCTGCCCGAGAAGATCAACCTGATTCAGTTGATCGAGCTCATGGCCGAGTATCTTCGTCTGGATTGCCTGTACGAGGCCGACAAGATCGGCAATCAGGTCGTTACGCTGAAGCTCCACAGCAAGATCAAGAGCGAGATCACGGTGCGGGATCTGTATTCCATCCTGGAAACGGCGTTGAGGTTCCGGGGCCTGGTCATGGTCCGCCACGAAGGGAATCTCGTTACCATCGTCCCTGCGGCCGAGGTTCTGAATGTCGATCCTCAATTGGTGGACCCCGACAGCGGGGTCCTGCAGCCCGGAGACATGGTCGTCACGCGGGTGTTCCAGTTGCAGCACGCGGGGGTCGCCGGTGTGGCCACCCTGCTGCAGAACATGAAGCTCGGCGTGGCAATCTCCGCCATCGAAGAGACCCAGACACTCTTTGTCACCTGCTACGCCCGCCGCATGGCGCGCATCGAGCAACTGGTGCATATGGTGGACCGGCCCGGCAGCGCCAGGGAATTCCGCTTCCGGCAGATGAAGCACACCCTTGCCCCGTTCATCGCACAGAAGGTCCTGACGCTGGCAGAGGAGCTTCAGGGCATCCCGATTGCCGTGGCACAGGAGGCCTCCGCACCTGCAAGGCCGCCAGGTCGAACGAGAAACACGGCCGAGCCGGCCGCCCGCGAGAAGGCCGTCTATCTGGATACGGACGATCGGACCAATCGTATTTTGATGATCGGCTATGAAGAGCAGCTTGAAACGGTCGAAGGGCTGATCGATATGCTTGACATCCCGTCGCCGGATCGACCGGTCCTCAGGCAGTACACGATCCGCCACCTGGAGGCAGGCCAGGTTGTTGAGAAATTAAACGCCCTGGACATTGCCGGCGCACCGGACCGGCCCGGCAGCCCTCCCAAGGGCGGCAGAGCCTCAAGTCCCGAAACGGTGGACGCCAAACCGCAGATCGTCCTGCTGGAGGCAACCAACTCCCTGCTGATCCATGCCACGGGACAACAGCACCAGCAGATCGCGACCGTTATCGGGTACGTCGATGTGGCGCCGCAGGAAACCAGGACACTCAAGACGTATCACATGCGACATGCCGATGCCGATGAAGTCGTACGGAAGTTGCAGGAACTCAAATTCATTGGCCAGTCGGCCTCTCCAGGCGGCCTGTCTGGCAGGACTGCTTCGGCGGGGCAGCCGGCTCCGGCAGGCGCAACGGAGGGCGCCCGAGTTCCCGACCTTCAGGTCGTTGTTCTCGATGCCACCAACTCACTGCTCGTCTATGCCACGGATCCACAACACGAACTGTTGCAGGCATTCATACCATACATCGATGTCGAGGTCTGCAGAGAGAGAATCCCCTACGAGATCTATTTCCTGGAGAACCAGGATCCGGAGCGCATGGCCGAGGTCCTCGGCAGGCTCGTCCAGGAGACTGTTGTCGACACAGAGGGAAAGGTCGAACAGGTTCTCAGGAAGACCGAAGACAAGGTGACCATCATTCCCGATACCGGGACCTTCTCGCTGATCGTCTATGCCAGCAGAAAGAACCAGGAGTGGGTAGCGGACCTGGTCGGACAGCTTGACAAGCGAAGACCCCAGGTCCTCATCGATGTGACGCTGGTGGAGATCACCAAGACGGAGGCCTTCACATACGACCTCAACCTGATCCAGAGTCTCCCCGACCTGACCGCCACATCGGGCCTGACCGGCGCCATCGGCGGCGGTGTCAGCTCCTCGGACATCATGGACAAATTGTCGACCAGTGGCCGCAGCCAGTTCGCCGACTATCAGTCGAGAGGTGGAGATTTCACCGGCTTCTACGGCGACAAACACATCAACCTCCTGCTCGAGGCCATGCAGTCCAAGAACTATGGACGAGTGCTCGCCAAACCCAAGATCCTTGTCAACGACAATCAGCCGGGGATGATCAAGACCACCGACACGACCTATGTGACCAAGCGTTCCTCCATTCCCATCAGTTCCGGCGGCGCCGGCATGGATGCGACACTGATCGAGACCGCCGTGGACTACCAGTCCTATGAGGCGGGCATCACCCTCAATATCACGCCGCACATCAGCCAGGGTGAGCTGCTGCGATTGGACATCGAGCTGATCCGGTCGGATTTCCGCGAGACCGAGGACGACGAGAAGCCGCCGGACACCACGGCCAGCGAGCTTACGACCACCGTCTTCGTCCCCGACGGCAGTACCATTATCCTGGGTGGACTGCTCAAGATGAATCAGAACAAGGGGGGAGCCAAGGTGCCGATACTGGGAGATATCCCCCTCATCGGCGGGCTGTTCCGCAGCGTCAACAACAAGGACACGCAAAACAAGCTGTACGTCTTCGTAAAGGCCGAGATCATCCGACCCGGAAGCACCCTCGCCCAGACGATGAAGGAACTGAACGCCATTTCGGACAGGAACCGCGAGGCCTTCGAAGAGCACGAGCGAGAATTCCAGTCCTACCAGAACTGGCCTGGTGTCAAACCGAAGCCGGTCGAGCCGCCACGCGTTCTTGAGGCACGGTAG